The segment TCTTCAATTTCCATTAAGACACCTTTTTCTTTTCTTGTTTTTCATCAATGATGATAAATATGATCATCAGCACAACACCCGCTGTCAATGCAGCATCCGCCACGTTGAAAATCGGGAAATCGTAATTGATGACAGGAATCAGCACATCCACAAAGTCTACGACTTCACCGCGCAGCATGCGGTCGATAAAGTTTCCGATTGCTCCGCCGAGCAGCACCATCAAACTTAATTGAAATAAAGGTTTTCCGGTTGCGTGCTTATGAAAATACCAAAGAATCCCGGCTACTACAGCCACTGTGATAATAGCGAACAGCCACATCTGCCCTTCCAGCATCCCCCAGGCCGCTCCGCGGTTCCGATGCGAAAGCCATCCAAGATACGGGTCCATGACAGAGATCCGTTCACCCAGTTCCATATTTTTTACTACCAGCCATTTGGTCCACTGATCCAGTACAACAATCAGCAGTGCAATCCCATAATAAATAATAAACATGTGTTTCCCCCGTCAATTCATCAGTCAGTTTATTTTACCACATACCGACTTAAAAAAGGAAACTGCCTGAAATGTCACATTTGATAAGTTAAGTTTCTTGTCTCCACTTGCCAATATTCCGAAAGCAACTACCCACTAAACAGCAAACTGTCACAACTAAACAAACAAAAAAGCTGCCAGGGTTTCTCCCGGCAGCTTTCCAGTATTCATATTATGCGTATTGTTTTTCGACGACGCTTGCACAACGCGGGCATAATGCCGGATGTGATTCGTTTTTGCCGATTTCTTCAGAGATTGTCCAGCAGCGTTCGCATTTTTCGCCTGCGGCTTTCTCAACAACCACTGCAACTTTGTTCAATTTCAAAGCATGTTCTGGTGCTTGGTCAATCGTTCCGCCAAACTCGTATTGAGACACGATGAACAATTGAGCAACGTTTTCGTCCACAGATGAAAGTAAGCTGTTTACTTCTTCTGCGCCATAAACGGTCACTTTCGCTTCGAGTGATTTCCCGATAGTTTTCGCAGCACGGGCTTCTTCTAGCGCTTTTAGCACATCGTCGCGGACATCCATAAAGTTTGCCCATTTCACTTCAAGATCTGCAAATGCCGGGTTCATTTCACTTTCCGGGAAATCAGTCAGCTGAACGCTTTCTTCTTCCACGAATCCTAAATAGCCCCACATTTCATCAGTTGTATGCGGAATGATTGGCGTAGCTAATTTCAAGATGGCCATCAACGAATCGAACATAACGGTCTGCATAGCTCGGCGATGCGGATGATCAGCAGCTTCGATATAAACGACGTCTTTTGCGACATCCAAATAGAATGAACTTAAATCGTTTGCGCAATAACCATTTAATGCATGGTAGATTGATGAGAAATCATACGTCTCATAACCTTTGCGAGCCGTTTCAATCATTTTTTGCAGTTTCATGA is part of the Planococcus shenhongbingii genome and harbors:
- the lspA gene encoding signal peptidase II produces the protein MFIIYYGIALLIVVLDQWTKWLVVKNMELGERISVMDPYLGWLSHRNRGAAWGMLEGQMWLFAIITVAVVAGILWYFHKHATGKPLFQLSLMVLLGGAIGNFIDRMLRGEVVDFVDVLIPVINYDFPIFNVADAALTAGVVLMIIFIIIDEKQEKKKVS